From a region of the Mauremys mutica isolate MM-2020 ecotype Southern chromosome 12, ASM2049712v1, whole genome shotgun sequence genome:
- the LOC123345065 gene encoding zinc finger protein 239-like isoform X2, which produces MVSENKDSSPQQKSLEHVEPCGILLGRPEEGIFQSSELGESCETQHRPERQLGNPSGDGQRKSSHRAGDLKDLNGTTVQLRISTKEKRHECAECGKSFSQRSNLIVHQRVHTGERPYSCPDCRKSFKQSSDLLRHQRIHTGERPYRCPICGKSFNQSSELSKHQRTHTGEKPYKCLECGKNFNQSSELVKHQRIHTGERPYRCLDCGETFSQSSHLTVHQRIHTGERPYKCPKCGESFSVRSALTTHQRIHTGEKPYKCPICEERFSQVSALITHERIHSGERPYKCPDCGKSFTQSSALIRHQRTHMGETPYKCLDCGKSFKAKVSLMSHQKLHTG; this is translated from the coding sequence ATGGTGAGTGAGAATAAGGACTCAAGTCCTCAGCAGAAAAGTCTTGAGCATGTGGAACCATGTGGGATATTGCTGGGAAGACCTGAAGAGGGTATTTTCCAAAGTTCTGAGCTGGGAGAATCCTGTGAGActcaacacaggccagagaggcAACTGGGAAACCCCTCAGGAGATGGTCAGAGAAAATCCAGTCACCGTGCGGGAGATTTGAAGGACCTCAATGGGACCACAGTGCAGCTGAGAATCAGCACTAAAGAGAAACGGCATGAAtgtgctgagtgtgggaaaagcttcagccagaGATCAAACCTGATTGTACATCAGAGagttcacacaggagagagaccttacagctgccctgactgcaggaaaagcttcaagcaGAGTTCAGACCTTCTTCGACATCAAagaattcacacaggagagaggccctaccGATGTCCCATCTGTGgtaaaagcttcaatcagagctcagaaCTTAGTaaacatcagagaacccacacgggagagaaaccctataagtgccttgagtgtgggaaaaacttcaatcagagctcagaacttgttaaacatcagagaattcacacaggagagagaccttatagGTGCTTGGACTGTGGAGAAACCTTTAgccagagctcacaccttactgtgcatcaaagaatccacacgggagagagaccctataagtgCCCCAAGTGTGGAGAAAGTTTCAGTGTGAGATCAGCCCTTACTACACATCAAAGGATCcatacaggagagaaaccctataaatgccccATCTGTGAAGAAAGATTCAGTCAGGTCTCAgcccttattacacatgagagaatccactccggagagagaccctataaatgccccgactgtgggaaaagcttcacacAGAGCTCAGCCCTaattagacatcagagaacccacatgGGAGAGACACCCTATaaatgcttagactgtgggaaaagcttcaaggcGAAGGTCTCTCTAATGTCCCACCAGAAACTGCACACAGGATAG
- the LOC123345065 gene encoding zinc finger protein 239-like isoform X1, with the protein MEENCENVTSLGTDSCLDSLSVPAGDVMVSENKDSSPQQKSLEHVEPCGILLGRPEEGIFQSSELGESCETQHRPERQLGNPSGDGQRKSSHRAGDLKDLNGTTVQLRISTKEKRHECAECGKSFSQRSNLIVHQRVHTGERPYSCPDCRKSFKQSSDLLRHQRIHTGERPYRCPICGKSFNQSSELSKHQRTHTGEKPYKCLECGKNFNQSSELVKHQRIHTGERPYRCLDCGETFSQSSHLTVHQRIHTGERPYKCPKCGESFSVRSALTTHQRIHTGEKPYKCPICEERFSQVSALITHERIHSGERPYKCPDCGKSFTQSSALIRHQRTHMGETPYKCLDCGKSFKAKVSLMSHQKLHTG; encoded by the exons ATGGAGGAGAAttgtgagaatgtgacctcactgg GGACAGACtcctgtctggattctctctctgtcccagcaggtGATGTGATGGTGAGTGAGAATAAGGACTCAAGTCCTCAGCAGAAAAGTCTTGAGCATGTGGAACCATGTGGGATATTGCTGGGAAGACCTGAAGAGGGTATTTTCCAAAGTTCTGAGCTGGGAGAATCCTGTGAGActcaacacaggccagagaggcAACTGGGAAACCCCTCAGGAGATGGTCAGAGAAAATCCAGTCACCGTGCGGGAGATTTGAAGGACCTCAATGGGACCACAGTGCAGCTGAGAATCAGCACTAAAGAGAAACGGCATGAAtgtgctgagtgtgggaaaagcttcagccagaGATCAAACCTGATTGTACATCAGAGagttcacacaggagagagaccttacagctgccctgactgcaggaaaagcttcaagcaGAGTTCAGACCTTCTTCGACATCAAagaattcacacaggagagaggccctaccGATGTCCCATCTGTGgtaaaagcttcaatcagagctcagaaCTTAGTaaacatcagagaacccacacgggagagaaaccctataagtgccttgagtgtgggaaaaacttcaatcagagctcagaacttgttaaacatcagagaattcacacaggagagagaccttatagGTGCTTGGACTGTGGAGAAACCTTTAgccagagctcacaccttactgtgcatcaaagaatccacacgggagagagaccctataagtgCCCCAAGTGTGGAGAAAGTTTCAGTGTGAGATCAGCCCTTACTACACATCAAAGGATCcatacaggagagaaaccctataaatgccccATCTGTGAAGAAAGATTCAGTCAGGTCTCAgcccttattacacatgagagaatccactccggagagagaccctataaatgccccgactgtgggaaaagcttcacacAGAGCTCAGCCCTaattagacatcagagaacccacatgGGAGAGACACCCTATaaatgcttagactgtgggaaaagcttcaaggcGAAGGTCTCTCTAATGTCCCACCAGAAACTGCACACAGGATAG